Proteins from a genomic interval of Triplophysa dalaica isolate WHDGS20190420 chromosome 21, ASM1584641v1, whole genome shotgun sequence:
- the cstf1 gene encoding cleavage stimulation factor subunit 1: protein MFRPKPTLKDRQQLYRMIISQLLYDGYTSIANSLISEVKPPSVVSPSEQLMQLAKIGMENDDSAVQYAIGRSETVAPGVGIDLEFDADVQTMSPEASEYETCYVTSHKGPCRVATYSRDGQLIATGSADASIKILDTERMLAKSAMPLEVMMNETAQQNMENHPVIRTLYDHVDEVTCLSFHPTEQILASGSRDYTLKLFDYSKPSAKRAFKHIQEAEMLRSISFHPSGDFLLVGTQHPTLRLYDVNTFQCFVSCNPLDQHTDTICGVCYNPSANNYVTCSKDGSIKLWDGVSNRCVTTFEKAHDGAEVCSAVFSKNSKYILSSGKDSIAKLWEISTGRTLVKYTGAGLSGRQTHRTQGVFNHTEDYVLLPDERTISLCCWDSRTAERKNLLSLGHNNIVRCIVHSPTNPGFMTCSDDFRARFWYRRTTTD from the exons ATGTTTCGGCCCAAGCCCACACTGAAGGACAGACAGCAACTGTACAGGATGATCATCAGCCAGCTGCTGTATGATGGCTACACGAGCATTGCCAACAGCCTGATCAGTGAGGTCAAACCCCCGAGTGTGGTGTCTCCGTCAGAGCAGCTCATGCAGCTGGCCAAAATAG GAATGGAGAACGATGACAGCGCTGTACAGTACGCCATTGGTCGCTCTGAAACTGTGGCACCTGGTGTGGGAATCGACCTGGAGTTTGATGCAGACGTGCAGACCATGTCTCCAGAAGCATCCGAGTACGAGACCTGCTACGTGACTTCTCACAAGGGGCCGTGTCGCGTCGCCACTTACAGCCGCGATGGCCAGCTCATTGCGACGGGCTCTGCCGATGCCTCGATTAAGATCCTGGACACAGAACGCATGCTGGCTAAAAGCGCAATGCCTCTGGAG GTGATGATGAACGAAACAGCCCAGCAGAATATGGAGAACCACCCAGTGATCAGAACGTTGTACGATCACGTGGATGAAGTCACCTGTCTATCTTTTCACCCTACCGAACAGATCCTGGCCTCTGGCTCCCGTGACTACACCCTTAAACTTTTTGATTATTCAAAGCCATCGGCCAAAAGAGCCTTCAAGCACATACAG GAAGCTGAAATGTTGCGCTCCATCTCATTCCACCCATCTGGAGATTTCCTTCTGGTGGGCACGCAGCACCCCACCCTGCGCCTTTACGATGTCAACACCTTCCAGTGTTTCGTGTCCTGCAACCCTCTGGATCAGCATACAGACACCATCTGCGGAGTCTGTTACAATCCCAGCGCTAACAACTACGTCACCTGCAGCAAAGATGGAAGCATCAAGCTGTGGGATGGGGTGTCGAACCGATGTGTGACCACCTTTGAGAAAGCGCACGACGGTGCCGAGGTCTGTTCGGCGGTCTTTTCCAAGAACTCCAAGTATATTCTGTCAAGCGGAAAAGATTCTATCGCCAAGCTATGGGAAATTTCTACAGGCCGGACTTTGGTGAAGTACACAG GCGCTGGGCTCAGCGGTCGACAAACACACCGCACTCAGGGTGTCTTCAACCACACGGAGGACTACGTGCTGCTGCCAGACGAGCGAACCATCAGTCTGTGCTGCTGGGACTCACGCACAGCCGAGAGGAAGAACTTGCTCTCATTGGGCCACAATAATATAGTGCGCTGCATCGTACACTCGCCCACCAACCCGGGATTCATGACCTGCAGCGACGACTTCAGAGCCCGATTCTGGTATCGCCGCACCACAACTGACTAA